A window from Hemicordylus capensis ecotype Gifberg chromosome 2, rHemCap1.1.pri, whole genome shotgun sequence encodes these proteins:
- the KIAA2026 gene encoding uncharacterized protein KIAA2026 homolog isoform X3 gives MNLAQPEGQEDEDGGEGGDGDMEPPLPDAAVTTAVAGELRGKEAVVEPVLVGSPCLLEEEEEEEGLEEGTSGQRSWGQGLSPELQQGYRILSEFLLEKHRSLTAPFLRPLGGQEAEDGQSGGAASIQESSGPQQLSGMWLLKMDEKFSTGQYKGIAEFVSDFRLMLETCYRLHGVDHWLSKQAQKLEMMLEQKLALLSRLREQERKEAEEASQKEIEEWEKSLLAQAAPIRMENMWEIPAIGHFLCLAQHILNLPEIIFYELERCLLMPQCSAFLSKIMTSLLCPSHRRSTLHRRPTLPYRTWEAALRQKVQQWYTAVGQTDNPDSCAEKLGLCPQFFKVLGDVSPLEEKPFHELLFCQKVWLLKGLCDFVYETQKDVQDAVLGQPIHECREVILGYDYLENAYVHFPQFCGADVRIYKQKPFHAPEFPAPPIKVKKVPRIKLERAKGEYVAKSNGEVRLSPKEELLPPYPKAEPGKIHLDHLNVAPEKEEEEEKFNCEEKIHTDCNFTTDCYKANRDKVIAPGETVGFGAPLSPGEIRVLENGGKCGESSTVKTDTTPLKENTLKTCQVHVNGNHSDNPDMNCHRVAREVHSEGSVRKKTLKLGKMRVKKKKKKKKKLKDILNENLQRKREIHLHSLKSYKPEIQNKLFMMKKKAKHKKHKSGKKSISKKAITKKRKSVMKPAVPEFQLICTNLDELRELIRKIENELKDVENIKKKSGRWYHRKQAVKELHCTLIRLLNELLPWEPKLMKAFQRNRSRLKKDYDDFNRQPDHDTFIREQWTNEDGEINTGKEISSSLVSESEHAEFLKRDYADAEDIRLSEMDLAAGKARPLKKELMCKEIQKTLPKSVKRLSKQNSYLDDSTKECSPRKKLKLSTSDTTVHGIENDLSIDGCLNKLKQIECSSSQSMDVTNSATSISGLVKGTKPIQALLAKNIGNKVTLTSQLPPTAGRSISASEKLMMSTMGSSPIKPVLPCQTGSKSPLQVLYKMPGGHCVPIDLHNNSVKIQMQPVVDGKPGEKTMQQVLILPKNFLIHHRENKSVAKEIQPLLQKTTEQHCISLPQPTSVNTTLAPAFPTSTINAATAFLPSTNFKKNTTCLPQAANATNRLPTLPSIAPTGNVLASVVKMSQSETAKTKTMVSAATFPVASATVSSAVQTLTTTLPQSVSACTSSSSPKLASPQTSSDIGEPKQELKTICIRDSQSILVRTRGGNTGIVKVQANSEQVSPNNLLPSSVFTYAPQLQAFLVPKSTQLPTSNFPSVTTAIPNFPTLVQSPPTTSTSIPTVSASVNQVMGKNMTLAYGQPHNSSTVGHGMQKTVHASSPTFLSSLSSSNIVMPALPNTSTNTMSISPGNIGQSTMGTAQTPFINQQMDINNTKFPATQHETTATPSGSVMSGAQIPKLMLVTNPSLLPACGTAGVNLIPAPTSTGINTQKLVFINTPLANIQSNTSITAESFKQTFPTSMGKPCVKSTEQPQLVLIPSTVGASIKVNTSPTVSQIKDVKIGLNIGQAIINSTGNAQSVPSINIMQSAASKDAEENPNQSVILPLSTSSSLVPVCSSLASQTVVTRPSTMSSVTTTNACLDSASIALSGTTAATRPTVLAGGIDDSTKVAPVLTARQRISTVGNTVAISTVKTGHLASSVLISATQPTVSHPSLSSAFQLPVTVALPGPVNGTPKMIHTVPQLPAAPGAAKGMPLSKGQQSTLLQFQSPGISTTVPTNGSAQKPQTVFPPNASNAGKVISFSNFVPLPCQPMPPNLVKPTPAFTCAPSASTTPTVPVPPSVMSNVGGQLNESCVQHKIIINTCTPLAPGTQIMISGTRFIVPPQGLGAGSHVLLISSNPKLGPLLSVSNGYGFQRMSHTTAAPQKTAQVSSNTLSWQPSKQPLKSSTKIVNSLGTANTLPIVHATPQIVNSATKPCTSPSATLSTSLVAKTPSSTLVNTSLVSTTHSTNSQLQSSASVLQLDTSIKKLMVSPEGAILNAINTPTSKTSNLPSSFSPDIVSTTTNPAVVFPNFLKSSIGVPDTAAS, from the exons GCTTAGAgaacaagaaagaaaagaagcagaagaagctagtcaaaaagaaatagaagaatgGGAGAAGTCGCTCTTGGCTCAAGCAGCACCCATTCGGATGGAAAACATGTGGGAAATCCCAGCTATTGGTCATTTCCTTTGTTTAGCACAGCACATTTTAAATTTACCTGAAATAATCTTCTATGAATTAGAACGCTGCCTTCTGATGCCTCAGTGTAGTGCTTTTTTGTCAAAAATAATGACTTCTTTGTTATGTCCTTCTCATCGGAGATCTACCTTGCATCGAAGACCAACCCTTCCTTACAGAACTTGGGAAGCAGCGCTGAGGCAGAAAGTGCAGCAGTGGTATACAGCTGTAGGTCAAACAGATAATCCTGACAGCTGTGCAGAAAAACTTGGTCTTTGTCCTCAATTTTTTAAAGTCCTTGGAGATGTTAGTCCTTTGGAAGAAAAACCATTTCATGAGCTCCTATTTTGTCAGAAAGTATGGCTGCTAAAAGGCCTTTGTGACTTTGTATATGAAACTCAAAAAGATGTGCAAGATGCAGTACTTGGGCAGCCTATCCATGAGTGCAGGGAGGTGATTCTGGGTTATGATTACTTAGAAAATGCCTATGTTCACTTCCCACAATTCTGTGGTGCTGATGTACGGATTTACAAACAAAAGCCTTTTCATGCTCCTGAGTTTCCAGCTCCTCCCATCAAAGTAAAAAAAGTACCACGGATTAAGCTGGAGAGAGCGAAAGGTGAATATGTTGCCAAAAGCAATGGAGAAGTTAGACTTAGTCCTAAAGAAGAGCTGCTTCCTCCGTACCCAAAGGCAGAGCCTGGGAAGATCCACTTGGACCATTTGAATGTTGCcccagaaaaagaagaagaagaagaaaaattcaaCTGTGAAGAGAAAATTCATACAGACTGTAACTTTACAACTGACTGCTATAAAGCAAACAGAGATAAAGTAATTGCTCCAGGAGAGACTGTTGGCTTTGGGGCACCTCTCAGCCCAGGAGAAATAAGGGTTTtggaaaatggggggaaatgtggtgaaTCTTCAACAGTCAAAACTGATACCACCCCATTAAAGGAGAATACTCTTAAAACCTGCCAGGTGCATGTGAATGGAAATCACAGTGACAATCCGGACATGAATTGCCACAGAGTTGCTAGGGAAGTGCATTCAGAGGGTTCTGTAAGGAAAAAAACACTAAAGCTTGGTAAGATGCGagtcaaaaagaagaaaaagaagaaaaagaaattgaaagaTATTTTGAATGAAAATCTCCAGAGAAAGCGTGAGATTCACCTCCACTCATTGAAATCTTATAAACCTGAGATCCAGAATAAATTGTTCATGATGAAAAAGAAAGCCAAACACAAGAAGCACAAATCTG GAAAGAAATCAATATCTAAGAAAGCAATTACAAAGAAGAGGAAATCTGTTATGAAGCCTGCTGTCCCAGAATTTCAG CTTATTTGCACTAATCTTGATGAACTCAGGGAATTAATTAGAAAAATTGAGAATGAACTCAAAGATGTGGAGAATATTAAAAAGAAATCG GGCAGGTGGTATCATCGAAAGCAAGCtgtaaaagaactacactgtaCTCTAATACGACTGCTAAATGAATTGTTACCATGGGAACCAAAATTAATGAAGGCGTTTCAAAGAAATAG GTCTCGATTAAAAAAGGACTATGATGACTTCAACAGACAGCCTGACCATGATACATTTATTAGAGAACAGTGGACTAATGAAGATGGTGAAATAAATACTGGCAAAGAGATTTCCAGTTCATTAGTCAGCGAGTCAGAGCATGCTGAGTTTCTTAAAAGAGATTACGCAGATGCAG AAGACATAAGACTGTCCGAAATGGATCTTGCTGCAGGAAAAGCCAGACCACTAAAAAAAGAATTGATGTGTAAAGAAATACAGAAGACACTGCCTAAATCTGTTAAACGCCTGTCCAAGCAAAACAGTTATTTAGATGATAGCACAAAAGAGTGTTCACCAAGGAAGAAGCTGAAATTAAGCACAAGCGATACCACTGTCCATGGTATAGAGAATGACCTGTCAATTGATGGCTGCTTAAATAAACTTAAACAAATAGAATGCTCATCTTCCCAATCAATGGACGTAACAAACTCTGCAACATCAATATCAGGCTTAGTAAAAGGGACCAAACCCATCCAAGCCTTGCTTGCTAAGAACATTGGGAACAAAGTGACCTTAACAAGCCAGCTGCCGCCCACTGCAGGTAGAAGCATTTCTGCTTCTGAAAAGTTGATGATGTCAACTATGGGTTCTTCCCCAATCAAACCAGTATTGCCCTGCCAGACTGGTTCAAAGAGTCCTTTACAAGTGTTGTACAAAATGCCAGGTGGCCACTGTGTGCCAATAGACCTGCATAACAATTCAGTGAAGATTCAGATGCAGCCTGTGGTTGATGGTAAGCCAGGAGAGAAAACCATGCAACAAGTGCTTATTTTGCCTAAAAATTTCCTTATTCATCACAGAGAAAACAAAAGTGTGGCAAAAGAAATCCAGCCATTGCTGCAAAAGACCACTGAACAGCACTGTATCTCTCTTCCGCAGCCAACCTCTGTCAACACTACTTTAGCACCTGCCTTTCCAACCTCAACTATAAATGCTGCTACTGCATTTCTGCCCAGCACAAACTTTAAGAAGAATACCACATGTTTGCCACAAGCGGCTAATGCGACGAACAGACTTCCAACTTTGCCTTCTATAGCCCCCACAGGTAATGTATTAGCATCAGTGGTGAAAATGAGCCAAAGCGAGACTGCTAAAACAAAGACTATGGTTTCAGCTGCGACTTTTCCTGTTGCTTCAGCCACTGTCTCCTCAGCAGTTCAGACTTTGACAACAACACTCCCCCAAAGTGTTTCTGCTTGTACCAGCAGCTCCTCCCCAAAACTAGCATCCCCACAAACAAGCAGTGATATTGGTGAGCCTAAACAAGAACTGAAAACAATCTGTATCAGAGATTCACAATCTATCCTTGTTAGGACGCGAGGTGGGAACACAGGCATTGTTAAGGTGCAGGCCAATTCAGAGCAGGTTTCCCCTAATAACTTACTGCCGAGTTCTGTTTTCACATATGCCCCTCAACTTCAGGCATTTTTAGTGCCCAAATCCACACAATTGCCAACCTCTAACTTTCCATCTGTAACAACAGCGATACCTAATTTCCCAACACTTGTCCAATCTCCTCCAACAACTTCTACTTCCATTCCAACTGTTTCTGCTAGTGTGAATCAGGTAATGGGGAAAAACATGACTCTTGCATATGGGCAGCCTCATAATAGCAGTACTGTGGGTCATGGAATGCAAAAAACGGTACATGCTTCCTCACCTACCTTCTTGTCATCTCTGTCATCATCTAACATTGTCATGCCAGCACTGCCAAATACTTCTACTAATACGATGAGCATTTCTCCAGGAAATATTGGGCAGAGTACCATGGGTACCGCTCAGACTCCTTTTATTAATCAACAGATGGATATAAATAATACAAAATTTCCTGCCACGCAGCATGAAACCACAGCCACACCCAGCGGAAGTGTCATGAGTGGTGCTCAAATTCCAAAACTTATGTTGGTCACAAATCCatcccttcttcctgcctgtgGAACTGCAGGTGTCAACCTAATCCCTGCTCCAACATCCACTGGCATTAACACACAGAAGCTGGTTTTCATTAATACTCCACTTGCCAATATTCAGTCAAACACCAGTATAACTGCAGAATCATTTAAACAGACCTTCCCCACTTCCATGGGCAAACCATGTGTTAAAAGCACAGAGCAGCCTCAGTTAGTCCTCATTCCATCTACTGTGGGAGCATCGATAAAAGTAAATACATCACCAACAGTTTCTCAGATAAAAGATGTGAAAATTGGACTTAACATTGGTCAGGCCATTATAAATAGCACAGGTAATGCTCAGAGTGTTCCATCAATTAACATTATGCAGTCTGCAGCATCCAAAGATGCAGAAGAGAACCCTAACCAGAGTGTCATTCTGCCGTTGTCAACAAGCAGTAGTTTGGTTCCAGTATGTTCAAGTTTGGCAAGTCAGACTGTTGTAACAAGACCATCAACTATGTCTTCAGTAACAACAACGAATGCATGTTTAGATTCTGCTTCTATAGCATTGAGTGGAACTACTGCTGCAACACGTCCTACTGTCTTGGCTGGTGGAATTGATGATTCAACAAAAGTAGCACCAGTTTTAACTGCTCGACAACGTATCTCTACTGTTGGAAATACTGTGGCTATATCAACTGTGAAAACTGGACATCTTGCTTCGTCTGTTCTGATTTCAGCTACTCAGCCCACAGTGTCTCATCCAAGTTTATCATCTGCTTTTCAGTTGCCAGTTACAGTTGCCTTGCCTGGACCTGTGAATGGTACCCCAAAAATGATACACACGGTTCCTCAGTTGCCAGCAGCTCCAGGTGCTGCAAAAGGTATGCCACTTTCAAAAGGGCAACAGTCCACGTTACTCCAATTTCAGTCCCCAGGAATTTCCACTACAGTGCCAACAAATGGAAGTGCTCAAAAGCCTCAAACTGTATTTCCCCCTAATGCATCGAATGCAGGTAAAGTGATTAGTTTTTCTAACTTCGTTCCCCTGCCTTGCCAGCCAATGCCTCCTAATTTGGTGAAGCCAACTCCTGCTTTCACTTGTGCTCCTAGTGCTTCTACCACTCCTACTGTTCCAGTACCACCATCTGTGATGAGTAATGTGGGAGGGCAGTTGAATGAGTCTTGTGTTCAGCACAAAATAATTATTAACACTTGCACTCCTTTGGCACCTGGAACTCAGATCATGATCAGTGGCACTCGATTCATAGTTCCACCTCAAGGTCtcggagctggcagccatgttctTCTCATCTCTTCAAATCCAAAACTTGGTCCTCTTTTAAGTGTTAGTAATGGCTATGGGTTTCAGCGCATGTCCCATACTACTGCTGCTCCCCAAAAGACAGCACAGGTGTCAAGTAATACATTAAGTTGGCAGCCATCAAAACAGCCTTTGAAAAGCTCCACCAAAATTGTGAACTCCCTTGGAACTGCAAACACTCTGCCTATTGTACATGCAACACCACAGATAGTAAACAGTGCTACAAAACCATGCACTTCACCGTCTGCAACACTGTCTACATCTTTGGTAGCAAAAACCCCATCTTCCACGCTAGTTAACACATCTTTGGTTTCTACAACTCACAGTACTAACTCACAGCTGCAAAGCAGTGCATCTGTATTGCAACTAGATACATCTATCAAAAAACTGATGGTCAGCCCAGAAGGAGCTATTTTGAATGCTATAAATACTCCAACATCAAAAACTTCCAATTTGCCTTCATCCTTTTCTCCTGACATAGTATCCACAACCACGAATCCTGCTGTGGTCTTCCCTAATTTTCTGAAATCCAGCATAGGTGTACCTGATACAGCTGCATCTTGA